GTAATTTTATTAACGGGCGGCTCTAAGAAAAGGCAGCAGAAAGATATAGATCAAGCTAAAAAGTATTGGAAAGAATACAAGCAACGCAAAAATAAGCATTAGGAGTAGAGAAAATGGCATTAACACGAAAATTTAAAGAGACAATTAAGGCTCGCGCTGAGTCTGATGTTGAATTTCGCCGCTCACTGCTTATTGAAGCGGTTAACTTGTTTTTAGAAGGTGAGATTGACGTGGCGAAGTCTATGCTCAGAGATTACATTAATGCGACCGTTTCTTTTGAAACAGTTGGTAAAGCAGTTGATAAAAATCCTAAAAGTATTCAACGTATGCTTGGTCCTAGTGGAAACCCAAGCACAAGATCATTATTTGAAGTGATTGCTTTTTTACAGAAGAAAGAAAAATTACATTTGAAAGTTGATGTAGCATAAATATTATTGTTGATAACTTTTTGAAAAATATTGTAAAAATAATANNNNNNNNNNNNNNNNNNNNNNNNNNNNNNNNNNNNNNNNNNNNNNNNNNNNNNNNNNNNNNNNNNNNNNNNNNNNNNNNNNNNNNNNNNNNNNNNNNNNNNNNNNNNNNNNNNNNNNNNNNNNNNNNNNNNNNNNNNNNNNNNNNNNNNNNNNNNNNNNNNNNNNNNNNNNNNNNNNNNNNNNNNNNNNNNNNNNNNNNNNNNNNNNNNNNNNNNNNNNNNNNNNNNNNNNNNNNNNNNNNNNNNNNNNNNNNNNNNNNNNNNNNNNNNNNNNNNNNNNNNNNNNNNNNNNNNNNNNNNNNNNNNNNNNNNNNNNNNNNNNNNNNNNNNNNNNNNNNNNNNNNNNNNNNNNNNNNNNNNNNNNNNNNNNNNNNNNNNNNNNNNNNNNNNNNNNNNNNNNNNNNNNNNNNNNNNNNNNNNNNNNNNNNNNNNNNNNNNNNNNNNNNNNNNNNNNNNNNNNNNNNNNNNNNNNNNNNNNNNNNNNNNNNNNNNNNNNNNNNNNNNNNNNNNNNNNNNNNNNNNNNNNNNNNNNNNNNNNNNNNNNNNNNNNNNNNNNNNNNNNNNNNNNNNNNNNNNNNNNNNNNNNNNNNNNNNNNNNNNNNNNNNNNNNNNNNNNNNNNNNNNNNNNNNNNNNNNNNNNNNNNNNNNNNNNNNNNNNNNNNNNNNNNNNNNNNNNNNNNNNNNNNNNNNNNNNNNNNNNNNNNNNNNNNNNNNNNNNNNNNNNNNNNNNNNNNNNNNNNNNNNNNNNNNNNNNNNNNNNNNNNNNNNNNNNNNNNNNNNNNNNNNNNNNNNNNNNNNNNNNNNNNNNNNNNNNNNNNNNNNNNNNNNNNNNNNNNNNNNNNNNNNNNNNNNNNNNNNNNNNNNNNNNNNNNNNNNNNNNNNNNNNNNNNNNNNNNNNNNNNNNNNNNNNNNNNNNNNNNNNNNNNNNNNNNNNNNNNNNNNNNNNNNNNNNNNNNNNNNNNNNNNNNNNNNNNNNNNNNNNNNNNNNNNNNNNNNNNNNNNNNNNNNNNNNNNNNNNNNNNNNNNNNNNNNNNNNNNNNNNNNNNNNNNNNNNNNNNNNNNNNNNNNNNNNNNNNNNNNNNNNNNNNNNNNNNNNNNNNNNNNNNNNNNNNNNNNNNNNNNNNNNNNNNNNNNNNNNNNNNNNNNNNNNNNNNNNNNNNNNNNNNNNNNNNNNNNNNNNNNNNNNNNNNNNNNNNNNNNNNNNNNNNNNNNNNNNNNNNNNNNNNNNNNNNNNNNNNNNNNNNNNNNNNNNNNNNNNNNNNNNNNNNNNNNNNNNNNNNNNNNNNNNNNNNNNNNNNNNNNNNNNNNNNNNNNNNNNNNNNNNNNNNNNNNNNNNNNNNNNNNNNNNNNNNNNNNNNNNNNNNNNNNNNNNNNNNNNNNNNNNNNNNNNNNNNNNNNNNNNNNNNNNNNNNNNNNNNNNNNNNNNNNNNNNNNNNNNNNNNNNNNNNNNNNNNNNNNNNNNNNNNNNNNNNNNNNNNNNNNNNNNNNNNNNNNNNNNNNNNNNNNNNNNNNNNNNNNNNNNNNNNNNNNNNNNNNNNNNNNNNNNNNNNNNNNNNNNNNNNNNNNNNNNNNNNNNNNNNNNNNNNNNNNNNNNNNNNNNNNNNNNNNNNNNNNNNNNNNNNNNNNNNNNNNNNNNNNNNNNNNNNNNNNNNNNNNNNNNNNNNNNNNNNNNNNNNNNNNNNNNNNNNNNNNNNNNNNNNNNNNNNNNNNNNNNNNNNNNNNNNNNNNNNNNNNNNNNNNNNNNNNNNNNNNNNNNNNNNNNNNNNNNNNNNNNNNNNNNNNNNNNNNNNNNNNNNNNNNNNNNNNNNNNNNNNNNNNNNNNNNNNNNNNNNNNNNNNNNNNNNNNNNNNNNNNNNNNNNNNNNNNNNNNNNNNNNNNNNNNNNNNNNNNNNNNNNNNNNNNNNNNNNNNNNNNNNNNNNNNNNNNNNNNNNNNNNNNNNNNNNNNNNNNNNNNNNNNNNNNNNNNNNNNNNNNNNNNNNNNNNNNNNNNNNNNNNNNNNNNNNNNNNNNNNNNNNNNNNNNNNNNNNNNNNNNNNNNNNNNNNNNNNNNNNNNNNNNNNNNNNNNNNNNNNNNNNNNNNNNNNNNNNNNNNNNNNNNNNNNNNNNNNNNNNNNNNNNNNNNNNNNNNNNNNNNNNNNNNNNNNNNNNNNNNNNNNNNNNNNNNNNNNNNNNNNNNNNNNNNNNNNNNNNNNNNNNNNNNNNNNNNNNNNNNNNNNNNNNNNNNNNNNNNNNNNNNNNNNNNNNNNNNNNNNNNNNNNNNNNNNNNNNNNNNNNNNNNNNNNNNNNNNNNNNNNNNNNNNNNNNNNNNNNNNNNNNNNNNNNNNNNNNNNNNNNNNNNNNNNNNNNNNNNNNNNNNNNNNNNNNNNNNNNNNNNNNNNNNNNNNNNNNNNNNNNNNNNNNNNNNNNNNNNNNNNNNNNNNNNNNNNNNNNNNNNNNNNNNNNNNNNNNNNNNNNNNNNNNNNNNNNNNNNNNNNNNNNNNNNNNNNNNNNNNNNNNNNNNNNNNNNNNNNNNNNNNNNNNNNNNNNNNNNNNNNNNNNNNNNNNNNNNNNNNNNNNNNNNNNNNNNNNNNNNNNNNNNNNNNNNNNNNNNNNNNNNNNNNNNNNNNNNNNNNNNNNNNNNNNNNNNNNNNNNNNNNNNNNNNNNNNNNNNNNNNNNNNNNNNNNNNNNNNNNNNNNNNNNNNNNNNNNNNNNNNNNNNNNNNNNNNNNNNNNNNNNNNNNNNNNNNNNNNNNNNNNNNNNNNNNNNNNNNNNNNNNNNNNNNNNNNNNNNNNNNNNNNNNNNNNNNNNNNNNNNNNNNNNNNNNNNNNNNNNNNNNNNNNNNNNNNNNNNNNNNNNNAGCTAAATTATTTTTTACCACTATCCCTTGTTTATCAAAAGACTCTGGTGACTGCTCAAAATTTTCTGTGAGGCTGTATCTTCAAGCAAGTTGTACTGCCGTATGTACTTTTCAATCTCGGAGCTACTGTGCTGCGATACCGCTTTAAGCTCCTGCACTGAAACACCCACATGAGCGGCTTCCGATAAAAAGCCACTCCGAAAGCTATGAGGTGAATATTGCGTAGGCAAGCCAGCTTGAGTTAAGCGCTGGGCTAA
Above is a genomic segment from Piscirickettsia litoralis containing:
- a CDS encoding transcriptional regulator yields the protein MALTRKFKETIKARAESDVEFRRSLLIEAVNLFLEGEIDVAKSMLRDYINATVSFETVGKAVDKNPKSIQRMLGPSGNPSTRSLFEVIAFLQKKEKLHLKVDVA